Within the Fusarium keratoplasticum isolate Fu6.1 chromosome 1, whole genome shotgun sequence genome, the region GCGGGgcatcctcggccttcttcaacgcTGTGGGCGCAGGCATTTTGAGCAGAACTTGAAGAATATCTTGCGGTGAAGAATCGAGACGGAATTCAGCACACGCTTTCGGCTCCTAGAAATATTCTTCAATATCGGGATCGCACGAAAATCTTCAAGTCGAGCTCGTCGAAAGGGTATTGAGGATTTGGTGGGGACGCCGTTGGACTTTCGAACCACACCGATCAAAAATTTGTGTGGCTTATCGCGGCTTATCGATTGGTTCGGCGACTCCAACCTGGAGGGCGCGTCATGGAGTGACTTTCGGCTGCTCAAAAATCAAGGTGCATTAGTTAGCACACTCTCAAGAGGGCACTCGCCTGGGCGTGACGGAATCAGAGGTTGCTAACACCGACTCCATCTTCCGTTGCAACCTCGAtctctcactctcactcCAACCAAACCCTTTCACCTCCATCCTGCCTTGCCCAGTCCACGTTCCTCGTGCCCTATTGTCCTCGAGGCAGGCACAATGTGTTGGAATGATGGCTAAGGGCTTTCCCTCGTTTCGGATCGGCCGCTGCTTTGGAATCTCCATCAACTCTTCTCCAGCCACATGCTGCTCCATACCCATACCCGCAGCTCTGCGTGCCTCTGCAGAATCTGGTCCGAGATGGCCACTATCACCGACCTCCCTCGCGCCCTCGAGTTTTCATTCTGCTCACAGCCAGCGAGAATGGCAACCCTTCGGTCGAATCGCATACAATAATGCGATCAATGCCCCGACATGTGCCTGGCGCCATCCTTTGCCGCCTCGGAACCCTTGCGCCGATCGCATAAACACCCCGCTGACCCCTCGCATTGCTATTCGCAATGCAAAATGCACACCGACATGGCCGGCAAGGTCATGGCAGCATAGATTCTACAGTGGGAACAGTCATGGCAATGCGTCGAGGTGTTCCTGTGGCAAGGAAATCGCAGTCTCCCCCGCCAGGCAATCCAAGACGACCCAAGACCTACAGAAGGTCAAGGCTTCCACATTAAACGAAACGGCCAAAGATGCTCCGAAACAATCCTCTGACCAACCGAAGCCAGATGCTTCTGCCTCGGACTCCGAGTCAATCGCATCCTATATGTCATATCTACATCTACCAAGGATGCCCCACCGGCCTACCAAGGAGGAGTTGCTTGAGGCTGCTAATGGCTTTTGGGAGCGCCTCAAGGTTCGGTTAAAGTGGGTGTCCATTAGAAGCATGAGGCCATGGAACATCGATGAATGGGGAGCATTTGTTTCATGGTTCTTGTTTGGCCATCTTGTCTGGATTCTCTTGGGAACAACAACCTTTTTCTctctcgtcatcctctcTATCAACACCGTCTTTGCTCAAGGTATGGATAATCCTATCGTGGGTGGCCTAACGATCACTAACAGGCTGCAGAAACATTGGCTCAATGGGTGGGCGATTACCTCACACAGTCTGCCGGTGTCACCGTTGTCTTCGAGTCCGCTATTGTTCCCAAATGGCGCGATGGCGTCATCTCGTTCCGAAATGTGTTTGTTTCTCGACGTCCTGGTCAGGGCAGCGTCTCGTCCGTGAGCAAGGGTTCATCagacgctgctgctgaggcggCTGCTGGTCGACAAGCCAATCTGGAGAAGGTGTCTGAgtccgaggacgaggaggacgacgggAACTACACCCAATTCGACGTCACGTTTTCGACCGTCAACGTCACACTTTCCTTCCTAAACTGGTGGAACGGAAAAGGCCTATTAAAGGATGTTGAGATCAAGGGTGTGCGGGGTGTCATTGACCGTACGTCAGTGACCTGGCCgatcgaggagcttgacccCTTGTCGTACCGCCACAAGCATCAGCCAGGAGACTTTGAGATTGAAAAgttcaagatggaggatCTCCTGCTTACTGTCCACCAACCGGGTGGTTTCAGGCCCTTCTCGGTCAGCATCTTTTCATGCGAGCTGCCTCAACTCCGGAAACAGTGGCTCTTCTACGACTTCCTCTCAGCAAACCACATGTCGGGATCTTTCGATGGCTCCCTTTTCACGATCCACCCGCGACAAGTCCACGGTGTCATTCCCAGTGGCAACGGCGATCCGGACGCTACACTTGGCTTTGGTGATCCCAAGGCGTGGAAGAAGTTCAGCAGGCTCCGAATCGATGGCTTGAAGATCGATCACCTTAACCGCGGAGTTGAGGGACCTTTTGGCTGGATCTATGAGGGAAATGTCGACATTGTCGCTGATGTCATGTTCCCAGCGGACACTGATGagagcatcaccaaggtcaTGACCGACTTTTACGaccagctggaggaggttgtCATCTCGAACCGTCACCGCTTTATGCGCAACATTCAAGAGCAGGGCCCTGCCCTCCTCACAAGCGGCCATCTCTCAGATTCAGCCGGTGATATTCATGGCGATATCGCGACCGAGGAATCACAGACAGGCGAGGACGAGCGCCGTTACTTGATCATGGATCTCCGCATCCACCTCAACGACGTCAAGGCTGCAGTGCCTCTCTTCACCAAGGACATGTCGTACGTGAACCAGGCCCTCGTCCGGCCCATCGTTGCCTACATCAACGCAAAGAAGACCTACATCCCCATCAGCTGCCGCATCGTCAAGCGCGCCAGCGACTTTGATGGCAGCTGGTCCATCTTTGACTGCGGCCTCATGAACGACATGTCAGCCGAGACCTACGACGCCTTTGCTAGGGACGTTGAGAACCAGCAGAGCCGTGTCCGCCGGTTCAAGAAGGTTGGCTTCTGGACCCTGTCCCTTGCCGTCCACGCACTCTTCATGGGCATGGCGGGCAACGTGGTCTGAGCCTTTAGATCACTGGCTCACTCACTCTACTCTTTTTTGCCATTTTCATTTTTCCAATTCACGGAGCATTGCGTCGACGATGGATACATGTGCGACGCTGTATATCTTAAAGTGGGTGGTTTATCGGGATGGATGACGACGCATGTATAGGAAAGACAACGGTCGGCGTTTGGGGTCCTACAATGGACAGGCCTGGGAATTTTTCGGCGTTGCTGGTCTGTTGCAATGAATGACAGGAATGAATACACACCCACGATTCTACTCTCTCTAATCATGCTGGGGAGAAGGTCATGGGCGGTTGATGAGATACCCCTGCCATGCTGGTACGTTAGTCTATCACATAACAACGAAAGCAGCTTAGCCAGGCAATTGTATACGAACAGGCATGATAATGTACGAGTTCTATATGAAGTTCAAGATGTTCAGGTGTAATGTAATGCACAACTATCCTCTAGCTCTTGTCTTAAACTTTCTCTAGACCAGGGCAGCCCGGGCTTGAGTCACACACAACTCCCATCTAATGGAGTATATGCAACGGACTCGTCTACTGAGGACAAGTGCCAGTCTCCGAGCGTGTTCGCTTTCATTCCAAAATACCCCGACGCCCTCGCGCCCGTCCATTAAACAACCCCCTTTTGCTACCCTCTCCTTGCGCCACCCTCACCCTGCTGCCCCTGTCCTATCCGAGCACCCGGAACGGATTCGAGGCGAAGCCATGAAACGCCGGCATGTAGACAGACGTAGGCTCCAACGGCACACCGCAACTACACCGTGGGAAGTGTAGAGACAGGCTCGCTGGGCAGGGCCAGGAATGCGCAGCCCGGAGTTGGAGCCACGGACTGGGGCGCGAGATGGGAGCTCCCCTCATTATTTCGTCAAGAACCGCTTCACATGAAGTCATCACTAGAGCAGGGTCAGCTTGGTCAAGTTCCTCACATGGGGATCCAGATACTCACTCTCCAAaatcgccatcctcatcgtaATGGCTAGTGTCCGCAACGTTAGCACGGCCAGTAACCAGGGacgtcttggtcttggcagccttggtcttcttgccgcccttgtcggcagccttctcctccctcatcttctcgtTGCCCAGGGCGGTGATAGAACTAGcaagcttcttgatctgctcGCTGGGCATCTCCTTGGCGAGAGCCTTGGTGAAGtcctggaggaagaggctgtaCTGGGCGTTCTTTGCGTTGGCCGAAAGGATGGGGCCCAGAACTGTGCGGAGGTTGTCAAACTGAGCCTTAGTCTTGGGCTGGAAAAGGGGCAGCTTGGAGATGTCGACAGTGTTGGTAGGATCACTggagtcgacgacgacggcagCAGTTCGAGTCTTGGCCCGACCAGCGCTGATTCCGATATCTCCAAACATGTCGGCGGCGTGGGCGAGATCGGCCTCCTGCTCGGTACGTCGGAGTCGCTCAcgcttctcggcctcggtctcCTCGATCACCTGAATGCTGGCGGCGTCGGCCTTCTGCTTGGCTCGGTCGGCCTGGTGCTCAGCAATACGCTggcccttgggcttcttggcggcggcggcggcttcagcagccttggccttggcctcggcggccttgcgCTCCTTCTCGCGCTCTACCTCGGAGTCTTCGGCGGCATCCCACGAATCGAGGACCTGGCGAAGAGGGTCGGGTTAGTCTTGCAAGGCACCAGAGAGCGCGGGGCACCAGGTCGAGACTTACATCGCtatcgtcttcctcatcgtcaaaCTTGCGGCGAGCAGCACCGGCACCGGTAGCCTGGGGAgagccggaggaggagctATCGTCgctctcctcgtcgtctaTGAAAACCTCTGTTAGCCAAGAAGTCCTTCACGATTTTGAGGCAGGGATCGAGTCTACGACCCCGCAAAGCCCATCTCGCGATAAGACACGATAAATCTAGATGTCCCAGTGCTTGGAGGGGCTACTTACCCCACTTCTTAGGAGGCATGATGTCAAGTGTTTTCTTTTCTGGTGGTAGAAAGAAGGCGGTTGTCGAAGATGTTTTGAGGCGTGCGAGGTGTGTCAAGGAGGAAAGTTTTGTGTGCGCCTTATGTGCGTGTGTGTGGGTGGGTGTTTGATGCCGGTCGCGAGTCGGTCGAAAACGGGTCGAGGATGGATCTGGTTTTGAGGGAGAATAAAACAAGTTGGCGAGGGAAAAGGCTAATAAGAAAGTTTTGCCTTgtttaatattttatatgATATGAATAACAAGAGTTGATGCCTTGAACGATAATGAATAGTATCAAAGAAAACTAACTTTTGATCAAGGTACATCGACTCGTAGTGGTCGGGCACAAAGACTTGGACCCAAACAGGCACTCATTGCAGGAGTGGCCGGgggggatggaggggcagaAGGAGGGGCAACTTTTGGGGGAActtgattttttttttttttccttgaCTTTTTTTTAGACGCTTTCTTttcctcggccatggcgcgGAAACGTTAA harbors:
- a CDS encoding Eukaryotic translation initiation factor 3 subunit J; translation: MPPKKWDDEESDDSSSSGSPQATGAGAARRKFDDEEDDSDVLDSWDAAEDSEVEREKERKAAEAKAKAAEAAAAAKKPKGQRIAEHQADRAKQKADAASIQVIEETEAEKRERLRRTEQEADLAHAADMFGDIGISAGRAKTRTAAVVVDSSDPTNTVDISKLPLFQPKTKAQFDNLRTVLGPILSANAKNAQYSLFLQDFTKALAKEMPSEQIKKLASSITALGNEKMREEKAADKGGKKTKAAKTKTSLVTGRANVADTSHYDEDGDFGDDDFM